A genomic segment from Nicotiana tabacum cultivar K326 chromosome 7, ASM71507v2, whole genome shotgun sequence encodes:
- the LOC107765457 gene encoding ABC transporter G family member STR2-like isoform X2, whose protein sequence is MGHVVDIGKPVNYTGGLEFTSLTYTVTKRIKDEDGKWLSQEVDLLHQITGYAPKGCITAVMGPSGAGKSTLLDGLAGRIASGSLKGKVSMGGVDMSPSLIKGSSAYIMQEDRLFPMLTVYETFMFAADFRLGSLSMSEKQDRVEKLIEQLGLSSTRNTYIGDEGTRGVSGGERRRVSIGVDIIHGPSLLFLDEPTSGLDSTSAHSVIEKVHDIARAGSTVILTIHQPSYRIQLLLDHLIILARGQLMYQGAPNDVSLHLVRMGRKVPKNESSIEHLIDVIQEYDQSELGVEAVAAFALTGMKPPPIGAAHEISASTMPAPSPARPSHRAKHQAVEAQGRDKASKRLRLQTSAQDDTGFDHSVRSPWNTSKSWTASQSGVLKSLVFSPARRNHPKSPSIMGSSPGCYAYSVEIVQSTPTPHSSDYTVNENDYLTPNDLTPHNNHSIHDLGPKFANSFFSETWILMRRNFINIRRTPELFLSRLVVLTAMGIMMATMFLHPKDNIQGITSRLSFFIFTCTLFFFSSNDAVPAFIQERFVFIRETSHNKYRASSYTIAGLITYLPFLALQAAVYAVIVWFALSLRGPFIYFLIVLFMSLLSTNSFVIFVSSVVPNYILGYAAVIAFTALFFLFCGYFLNSHDMPQYWKWMNYISTMTYPYEGLLMNQYQTIDSFGKDPFGRDVTGFGILKSLNISQDSSKKWEKIYVMLGWAVFYRVLFYIVLRFFSKNQRK, encoded by the exons ATGGGACATGTTGTGGACATAGGGAAGCCGGTAAATTACACAGGCGGGCTCGAGTTCACGAGCCTAACATACACGGTGACAAAAAGGATCAAAGATGAAGATGGGAAATGGTTAAGTCAAGAAGTAGATTTATTGCACCAAATAACAGGATATGCACCAAAAGGATGTATTACAGCAGTTATGGGACCAAGTGGTGCTGGAAAATCTACACTTTTAGATGGATTGGCTGGTAGAATTGCAAGTGGAAGTCTTAAGGGTAAAGTTTCTATGGGTGGTGTAGATATGAGTCCAAGTTTGATCAAAGGAAGTTCAGCTTATATAATGCAAGAAGATAGACTTTTTCCAATGCTTACTGTTTATGAAACATTCATGTTTGCTGCTGATTTTAGGTTGGGGTCACTCTCAATGTCCGAAAAACAGGATCGCGTTGAGAAGCTAATCGAGCAACTTGGATTATCT TCAACTAGaaacacttacataggtgatgaAGGGACTCGAGGAGTATCTGGTGGAGAACGTCGTAGGGTGTCAATCGGGGTGGACATTATACATGGACCTTCATTGCTATTCTTGGATGAGCCAACTTCAGGTCTTGATTCGACTAGCGCTCATAGTGTAATTGAGAAAGTGCACGATATAGCCCGAGCTGGAAGCACTGTGATACTAACAATTCATCAACCTTCATACCGGATTCAATTGCTTCTTGATCATCTCATCATCCTGGCTCGCGGACAACTCATGTATCAGGGAGCGCCAAATGATGTATCTCTCCATCTTGTCAGGATGGGGCGAAAAGTGCCTAAGAACGAAAGCTCGATAGAACACCTGATTGATGTAATTCAAGAATATGATCAATCCGAGCTTGGAGTAGAAGCAGTAGCTGCATTTGCACTTACTGGTATGAAACCTCCACCGATAGGTGCAGCACACGAGATATCAGCTTCCACTATGCCAGCTCCATCACCTGCCCGGCCATCACACCGTGCTAAACATCAGGCCGTGGAGGCACAGGGTCGTGACAAGGCGAGCAAACGTCTTCGCTTGCAAACCAGTGCACAAGATGACACAGGATTTGATCACAGTGTAAGGAGTCCCTGGAATACATCTAAGTCCTGGACTGCCAGTCAAAGTGGTGTTCTAAAATCTCTAGTATTTTCACCAGCTCGCCGCAATCATCCTAAAAGCCCAAGTATTATGGG TTCTTCTCCAGGATGctatgcttattctgttgagaTTGTTCAGAGTACTCCAACTCCTCATAGTAGTGACTACACTGTCAATGAAAATGACTATTTAACACCCAATGATCTTACACCCCATAACAATCATTCTATCCATGATCTCGGGCCAAAGTTTGCGAATTCCTTCTTCTCAGAGACATGGATTCTAATGAGACGCAACTTTATAAACATCAGGCGTACCCCTGAACTATTCCTCTCCAGGCTCGTCGTGCTAACAGCTATGGGAATAATGATGGCCACTATGTTTCTGCATCCTAAAGACAACATTCAAGGGATCACAAGTCGCCTCAGTTTCTTCATCTTTACATGTACACTCTTTTTCTTCTCGTCCAATGATGCTGTTCCTGCTTTCATTCAAGAACGATTTGTCTTCATTCGCGAGACCTCTCACAATAAGTATAGGGCCTCTTCCTACACAATTGCAG GTCTAATTACTTACCTTCCATTCCTAGCTCTCCAGGCTGCAGTTTATGCAGTGATTGTCTGGTTTGCTCTATCGCTCCGAGGGCCATTCATCTATTTCTTGATAGTTCTATTCATGTCACTACTCTCCACGAACTCATTCGTTATATTCGTGAGCTCAGTGGTACCAAACTACATATTAGGATATGCAGCTGTTATTGCTTTCACCGCGCTATTCTTCTTGTTTTGTGGCTATTTCTTGAATAGCCATGACATGCCACAATACTGGAAATGGATGAATTACATTTCAACAATGACTTATCCATATGAAGGGCTACTCATGAATCAATATCAAACGATAGATTCGTTCGGAAAAGATCCTTTTGGAAGAGATGTAACTGGTTTTGGAATCTTGAAATCACTTAATATTTCACAAGATTCAAGCAAGAAATGGGAAAAAATATATGTAATGTTGGGATGGGCTGTTTTTTACAGGGTTCTGTTTTATATTGTCCTtagattcttttcaaagaatcAGAGGAAATGA
- the LOC107765457 gene encoding ABC transporter G family member STR2-like isoform X1, whose translation MGHVVDIGKPVNYTGGLEFTSLTYTVTKRIKDEDGKWLSQEVDLLHQITGYAPKGCITAVMGPSGAGKSTLLDGLAGRIASGSLKGKVSMGGVDMSPSLIKGSSAYIMQEDRLFPMLTVYETFMFAADFRLGSLSMSEKQDRVEKLIEQLGLSGYWKQPLYLHKSTRNTYIGDEGTRGVSGGERRRVSIGVDIIHGPSLLFLDEPTSGLDSTSAHSVIEKVHDIARAGSTVILTIHQPSYRIQLLLDHLIILARGQLMYQGAPNDVSLHLVRMGRKVPKNESSIEHLIDVIQEYDQSELGVEAVAAFALTGMKPPPIGAAHEISASTMPAPSPARPSHRAKHQAVEAQGRDKASKRLRLQTSAQDDTGFDHSVRSPWNTSKSWTASQSGVLKSLVFSPARRNHPKSPSIMGSSPGCYAYSVEIVQSTPTPHSSDYTVNENDYLTPNDLTPHNNHSIHDLGPKFANSFFSETWILMRRNFINIRRTPELFLSRLVVLTAMGIMMATMFLHPKDNIQGITSRLSFFIFTCTLFFFSSNDAVPAFIQERFVFIRETSHNKYRASSYTIAGLITYLPFLALQAAVYAVIVWFALSLRGPFIYFLIVLFMSLLSTNSFVIFVSSVVPNYILGYAAVIAFTALFFLFCGYFLNSHDMPQYWKWMNYISTMTYPYEGLLMNQYQTIDSFGKDPFGRDVTGFGILKSLNISQDSSKKWEKIYVMLGWAVFYRVLFYIVLRFFSKNQRK comes from the exons ATGGGACATGTTGTGGACATAGGGAAGCCGGTAAATTACACAGGCGGGCTCGAGTTCACGAGCCTAACATACACGGTGACAAAAAGGATCAAAGATGAAGATGGGAAATGGTTAAGTCAAGAAGTAGATTTATTGCACCAAATAACAGGATATGCACCAAAAGGATGTATTACAGCAGTTATGGGACCAAGTGGTGCTGGAAAATCTACACTTTTAGATGGATTGGCTGGTAGAATTGCAAGTGGAAGTCTTAAGGGTAAAGTTTCTATGGGTGGTGTAGATATGAGTCCAAGTTTGATCAAAGGAAGTTCAGCTTATATAATGCAAGAAGATAGACTTTTTCCAATGCTTACTGTTTATGAAACATTCATGTTTGCTGCTGATTTTAGGTTGGGGTCACTCTCAATGTCCGAAAAACAGGATCGCGTTGAGAAGCTAATCGAGCAACTTGGATTATCT GgttattggaaacaacctctctatctccaCAAG TCAACTAGaaacacttacataggtgatgaAGGGACTCGAGGAGTATCTGGTGGAGAACGTCGTAGGGTGTCAATCGGGGTGGACATTATACATGGACCTTCATTGCTATTCTTGGATGAGCCAACTTCAGGTCTTGATTCGACTAGCGCTCATAGTGTAATTGAGAAAGTGCACGATATAGCCCGAGCTGGAAGCACTGTGATACTAACAATTCATCAACCTTCATACCGGATTCAATTGCTTCTTGATCATCTCATCATCCTGGCTCGCGGACAACTCATGTATCAGGGAGCGCCAAATGATGTATCTCTCCATCTTGTCAGGATGGGGCGAAAAGTGCCTAAGAACGAAAGCTCGATAGAACACCTGATTGATGTAATTCAAGAATATGATCAATCCGAGCTTGGAGTAGAAGCAGTAGCTGCATTTGCACTTACTGGTATGAAACCTCCACCGATAGGTGCAGCACACGAGATATCAGCTTCCACTATGCCAGCTCCATCACCTGCCCGGCCATCACACCGTGCTAAACATCAGGCCGTGGAGGCACAGGGTCGTGACAAGGCGAGCAAACGTCTTCGCTTGCAAACCAGTGCACAAGATGACACAGGATTTGATCACAGTGTAAGGAGTCCCTGGAATACATCTAAGTCCTGGACTGCCAGTCAAAGTGGTGTTCTAAAATCTCTAGTATTTTCACCAGCTCGCCGCAATCATCCTAAAAGCCCAAGTATTATGGG TTCTTCTCCAGGATGctatgcttattctgttgagaTTGTTCAGAGTACTCCAACTCCTCATAGTAGTGACTACACTGTCAATGAAAATGACTATTTAACACCCAATGATCTTACACCCCATAACAATCATTCTATCCATGATCTCGGGCCAAAGTTTGCGAATTCCTTCTTCTCAGAGACATGGATTCTAATGAGACGCAACTTTATAAACATCAGGCGTACCCCTGAACTATTCCTCTCCAGGCTCGTCGTGCTAACAGCTATGGGAATAATGATGGCCACTATGTTTCTGCATCCTAAAGACAACATTCAAGGGATCACAAGTCGCCTCAGTTTCTTCATCTTTACATGTACACTCTTTTTCTTCTCGTCCAATGATGCTGTTCCTGCTTTCATTCAAGAACGATTTGTCTTCATTCGCGAGACCTCTCACAATAAGTATAGGGCCTCTTCCTACACAATTGCAG GTCTAATTACTTACCTTCCATTCCTAGCTCTCCAGGCTGCAGTTTATGCAGTGATTGTCTGGTTTGCTCTATCGCTCCGAGGGCCATTCATCTATTTCTTGATAGTTCTATTCATGTCACTACTCTCCACGAACTCATTCGTTATATTCGTGAGCTCAGTGGTACCAAACTACATATTAGGATATGCAGCTGTTATTGCTTTCACCGCGCTATTCTTCTTGTTTTGTGGCTATTTCTTGAATAGCCATGACATGCCACAATACTGGAAATGGATGAATTACATTTCAACAATGACTTATCCATATGAAGGGCTACTCATGAATCAATATCAAACGATAGATTCGTTCGGAAAAGATCCTTTTGGAAGAGATGTAACTGGTTTTGGAATCTTGAAATCACTTAATATTTCACAAGATTCAAGCAAGAAATGGGAAAAAATATATGTAATGTTGGGATGGGCTGTTTTTTACAGGGTTCTGTTTTATATTGTCCTtagattcttttcaaagaatcAGAGGAAATGA